In the Paraburkholderia acidisoli genome, one interval contains:
- a CDS encoding alpha/beta hydrolase, with product MLKTKRYLAMGACAAFCAASAATGAHAQAPLASSVPPVVDDNPASAAWPRALLPDTQSFVIESGAEGLRYRIWLYLPRAAPAAREPPQAPGETRRAATQDAAPPLLVLLDGNATFALAVSAARLQQRVIGPVMIAAIAANNDTLFDESQRFRDYTTPSPDGWGVPRDARGVPLATGGAPAFEALLNERLPAAIAQRTGRSPARKMLFGHSLGGFLVLHDALSHPGAYSRYMAASPSLWWSGAELVAQVKADARAATARATGRPAVALAIRLGGDEQRLAADASAARIERVTHAAMLDNARTFAQVVNQAPALGFDVDLQVYAGQNHVSYLPAAISEAVALAAAPETVDVKRPER from the coding sequence ATGCTCAAGACAAAGCGATACCTTGCGATGGGGGCGTGCGCGGCGTTCTGCGCCGCGAGCGCCGCGACTGGCGCCCACGCGCAAGCACCGTTGGCGTCGAGCGTGCCGCCGGTCGTCGACGACAATCCCGCATCGGCCGCGTGGCCACGCGCGTTGTTGCCCGACACGCAATCGTTCGTGATCGAAAGCGGCGCGGAAGGGCTGCGTTATCGGATCTGGCTGTATCTCCCGCGCGCCGCGCCGGCCGCGCGTGAGCCACCGCAAGCCCCTGGCGAAACGCGTCGCGCCGCCACGCAAGACGCCGCGCCACCGCTGCTGGTCCTGCTCGACGGCAACGCGACGTTCGCGCTCGCCGTGAGCGCCGCGCGCCTTCAGCAACGTGTGATCGGGCCGGTGATGATCGCCGCCATTGCCGCCAATAACGACACGTTGTTCGACGAGTCACAGCGCTTTCGCGACTACACCACGCCCTCGCCCGACGGCTGGGGCGTGCCGCGCGACGCGCGCGGCGTACCGCTCGCGACGGGCGGCGCGCCAGCCTTCGAGGCCCTGCTCAACGAACGCCTGCCAGCGGCCATCGCGCAGCGCACCGGTCGCTCGCCTGCGCGCAAGATGCTGTTCGGGCATTCGCTCGGCGGCTTCCTCGTCTTGCACGATGCGCTTTCTCACCCCGGTGCGTACTCGCGCTATATGGCGGCCAGTCCGTCGCTGTGGTGGAGCGGTGCTGAGCTAGTGGCACAGGTGAAAGCGGACGCACGCGCCGCGACCGCGCGCGCGACCGGACGCCCCGCCGTTGCGCTCGCCATCCGCCTGGGCGGTGACGAACAGCGACTCGCCGCCGATGCGTCGGCCGCCCGCATCGAACGCGTGACGCACGCGGCCATGCTCGACAACGCACGCACCTTCGCGCAGGTCGTGAACCAGGCGCCCGCGCTCGGCTTCGACGTCGATCTCCAGGTCTACGCCGGCCAGAATCATGTTTCGTACTTGCCCGCGGCGATCAGCGAGGCCGTTGCACTGGCAGCGGCGCCCGAGACGGTGGACGTGAAACGGCCCGAGCGGTAA
- a CDS encoding TonB-dependent siderophore receptor: MSTHASFRPLAICTAVTALFALSALFAALPAHSQTIAPTATPPDTAQGTPAREYHIAPAGLDSALNQFAEASGIQIVYASALVSGRHSAGFSGRADPASALAELLRGTGLRAVRGQNAAFLLEPEPAPADLGGAGRELPAVKVTDRLVSEQNDPTVASAALKSNVPLTRTPQSVSVIERQQMDEQNVQSVAQALRYSAGIVPETRGIGDRYDSLQMRGFGGFGGNAVYVSFLDGLNLGRGLSYAVPQIEQYGLQRIEVLRGPSSILYGQANPGGVVVLESKRPEADHVNEVMLGAGTHDRWEGAFDLGGALDADKRVLYRFVGLARDNDTQVNGTKEQRIYVAPSLTLRPDANTELTLLASYQYDPNNGYYGFLPRYGTVSYNPNGQIGTGFNDGEPDYDHFRREQTTLGYAFTHRFNDTWTVRQNTRYMHMWSDYQTVYSSGYTSSANRYLNRLTTASLEHLDAFSTDTQAQADFQTGAVRHAVLMGLDYQMTMADRRLASGKAPALDIAAPVYGQTLAMPALASYTRQRTDDLGLYAQDQMTLGKWSFVLGAREDYASTSANEYVKHTSSYQFDRAFTWRAGVLYAFDNGVSPFASFSRSFQPVTSGTTASGSPLKPSTGRQFEVGLKYQMPGTTSFTTLSLYDLDQNNVSTPAPNNASYRVQTGAVRSRGVEVETHLNVTRDLSLIAAYSYTSAWVASANDTSLGHTPAAVPKQTASLWADYTLHRGTLKGLGMGAGIRYIGSSYGAADDSFKVGSYTLVDLALHYDLRNWRFAVNASNLFDRQYVAACASSTQCFWGVRREVIGTARYQW; this comes from the coding sequence TTGTCGACACACGCTTCTTTCCGGCCGCTCGCCATCTGCACCGCGGTCACGGCCCTCTTTGCCCTTTCGGCCCTCTTCGCCGCATTGCCCGCCCATTCGCAAACCATCGCGCCCACGGCGACGCCGCCGGACACGGCGCAGGGCACACCGGCGCGCGAGTATCACATCGCGCCCGCCGGGCTCGACAGCGCACTCAATCAATTTGCCGAAGCGAGCGGCATTCAGATCGTCTACGCAAGCGCACTCGTGAGCGGCCGGCACAGCGCGGGCTTCTCGGGTCGCGCCGACCCCGCCAGCGCCCTCGCCGAACTGTTGCGCGGCACCGGCCTGCGAGCCGTGCGCGGCCAGAATGCCGCCTTCCTGCTCGAACCCGAACCGGCGCCCGCCGACCTCGGCGGCGCGGGACGCGAACTGCCTGCGGTGAAAGTCACCGACCGGCTCGTGAGCGAGCAGAACGACCCGACCGTGGCGAGCGCGGCGCTCAAGTCGAACGTGCCGCTCACGCGCACGCCGCAGTCGGTTTCCGTGATCGAGCGTCAACAGATGGACGAGCAGAACGTGCAGTCCGTCGCGCAGGCGTTGCGCTACTCGGCTGGCATCGTGCCGGAAACGCGCGGTATCGGCGACCGCTACGACAGCCTGCAGATGCGCGGGTTCGGCGGCTTCGGCGGCAACGCGGTGTACGTGAGCTTTCTCGACGGGCTCAATCTCGGACGCGGGCTCTCGTACGCCGTGCCGCAAATCGAACAATACGGACTCCAGAGAATCGAGGTTCTGCGCGGTCCCAGTTCGATACTCTACGGTCAGGCGAATCCCGGTGGCGTGGTGGTGCTCGAAAGCAAGCGGCCCGAAGCGGACCACGTCAACGAGGTGATGCTGGGCGCGGGTACGCACGATCGCTGGGAAGGCGCCTTCGATCTGGGCGGCGCGCTCGATGCCGACAAACGCGTGCTGTATCGCTTCGTCGGTCTCGCGCGCGACAACGACACGCAGGTCAATGGCACGAAGGAGCAGCGCATTTACGTGGCGCCCTCGCTCACGCTGCGCCCCGACGCCAACACGGAACTCACGCTGCTCGCCAGTTACCAGTACGACCCGAACAACGGCTACTACGGCTTTTTGCCCCGTTACGGCACGGTGTCGTACAACCCGAACGGACAGATCGGCACGGGCTTCAACGACGGCGAACCGGACTACGACCATTTCCGGCGCGAGCAGACCACGCTCGGCTACGCGTTCACGCACCGCTTCAACGACACCTGGACCGTGCGCCAGAACACGCGCTACATGCACATGTGGAGCGACTACCAGACGGTCTATTCGAGCGGCTACACCAGCAGCGCGAATCGCTATCTGAACCGGCTGACGACGGCTTCGCTCGAACACCTGGACGCGTTCTCGACCGACACCCAGGCGCAAGCCGACTTCCAGACCGGTGCCGTGCGCCACGCGGTGCTCATGGGCCTCGACTATCAGATGACGATGGCGGACCGCCGTCTCGCCTCGGGCAAGGCGCCCGCGCTCGACATCGCCGCGCCGGTCTATGGTCAGACGCTCGCGATGCCCGCACTCGCGAGCTACACGCGCCAGCGCACCGACGATCTGGGCCTCTATGCGCAGGACCAGATGACGCTCGGCAAATGGTCGTTCGTGCTGGGCGCGCGTGAGGACTACGCTTCGACGAGCGCGAACGAATACGTGAAACACACTTCGTCCTATCAGTTCGATCGCGCGTTCACGTGGCGCGCGGGCGTGCTCTACGCGTTCGACAACGGCGTCTCGCCGTTCGCGAGTTTCTCGCGCTCGTTCCAGCCCGTGACGTCGGGCACGACGGCGAGCGGCAGCCCGCTCAAGCCTTCCACGGGACGGCAGTTCGAAGTCGGGCTCAAGTATCAGATGCCGGGCACGACGAGCTTCACGACGCTCTCGCTCTACGACCTCGATCAGAACAACGTCTCGACGCCCGCCCCGAACAACGCGAGCTATCGCGTGCAAACCGGCGCCGTGCGCAGTCGCGGCGTGGAGGTCGAAACGCATCTCAACGTCACGCGCGATCTCTCGCTGATCGCCGCATACAGCTACACGAGCGCGTGGGTCGCCAGCGCCAACGACACGTCGCTCGGCCACACGCCGGCCGCGGTACCGAAGCAAACGGCCTCGCTGTGGGCCGACTACACGCTGCATCGCGGCACGCTCAAGGGCCTCGGGATGGGCGCGGGCATCCGGTATATCGGCAGTAGCTATGGCGCGGCCGACGACTCGTTCAAGGTGGGCTCCTACACGCTGGTCGATCTCGCGTTGCACTACGACCTGCGCAACTGGCGCTTTGCCGTGAACGCCTCGAACCTCTTCGACCGTCAATACGTGGCCGCCTGCGCGAGCAGCACGCAATGCTTCTGGGGCGTGCGACGCGAGGTGATCGGCACGGCGCGATATCAATGGTGA
- a CDS encoding FecR family protein, with amino-acid sequence MPDLSPSEAAAVAIARRTRRIRAEAAVWVVRIDAGRAARDDSRLLRWCARSAEHRAGFDAALEQWRNADALREAAPAPAHAPAPTSVPADTREPRRHSSRPSRWRFALTGPRAAFASLLIAGGLGAALWLHAPDFATRPGEMRTLALADGSVVRLDADSAIDVRYSPSERRVVLARGRAAFDVRHGDTRRFVVQAGGGETVDIGTAFQVSTAPLLATQGADRVTGTTRGEAALVTVTQGRVAVRNPAGRTEASAGQSVAYGDASHAPGRVDVDLFSATAWQRGRMVFADTPLAEVVAALNRYWPGHLVYVRGRAASLHVSGNFATDAPAQAVATLAETLRLQSTQIAGRIVLLSAADSAADR; translated from the coding sequence ATGCCCGATCTCTCTCCGTCAGAAGCCGCCGCCGTGGCGATCGCGAGGCGCACGCGCCGCATTCGTGCCGAAGCGGCGGTGTGGGTCGTTCGCATCGATGCGGGCAGGGCCGCGCGCGACGACAGCCGGCTCCTGCGGTGGTGCGCGCGCTCAGCCGAGCACCGCGCCGGGTTCGATGCCGCGCTCGAACAGTGGCGCAACGCCGATGCGCTGCGCGAAGCCGCGCCCGCGCCCGCTCACGCGCCCGCTCCCACTTCCGTTCCCGCTGATACGCGCGAGCCGCGACGCCACTCATCGCGGCCTTCGCGCTGGCGCTTCGCCCTCACCGGGCCGCGCGCGGCATTCGCTTCGCTGCTGATCGCGGGCGGCCTGGGCGCGGCGCTCTGGCTGCACGCGCCCGACTTCGCGACCCGGCCCGGCGAGATGCGCACCCTCGCGCTCGCCGACGGCAGCGTCGTGCGTCTCGACGCCGACTCGGCCATCGACGTGCGGTACTCGCCGAGCGAGCGTCGCGTCGTGCTGGCGCGCGGGCGCGCCGCCTTCGACGTCAGACACGGCGATACGCGTCGCTTCGTCGTGCAGGCGGGCGGCGGCGAGACCGTGGATATCGGCACGGCGTTTCAGGTCAGCACGGCGCCGCTGCTTGCCACGCAGGGTGCCGACCGTGTGACCGGCACGACGCGCGGCGAGGCGGCGCTCGTCACCGTGACGCAGGGGCGCGTGGCCGTGCGCAACCCGGCGGGCCGCACCGAAGCTTCGGCGGGACAAAGCGTGGCGTACGGCGACGCGTCGCACGCGCCCGGCCGCGTCGATGTCGATCTGTTCAGCGCCACCGCGTGGCAGCGCGGCCGCATGGTGTTCGCCGATACCCCGCTCGCCGAGGTGGTCGCGGCGCTCAATCGCTACTGGCCCGGCCATCTCGTCTATGTGCGCGGGCGCGCCGCCAGCTTGCACGTCTCGGGCAACTTCGCGACGGACGCCCCCGCTCAAGCGGTCGCGACGCTGGCCGAAACCTTGCGCTTGCAGTCGACGCAGATCGCGGGCCGCATCGTGTTGTTGTCCGCAGCCGATTCCGCCGCGGACCGATAA
- a CDS encoding RNA polymerase sigma factor, with amino-acid sequence MQPSTSLAHAFAVHYRTLLAFARRRMKSTEAASDLVHDAFVKVASLPADEVRQPRAFFVRVIENLLIDRFRESRATTHLHIAMPDDDNDACAELAVDPDDPSRFAEAAQTARALERAVNALPPRCREVFVLRKVQGLSHEAIATRLGISRNMVEKHLKRALLGLGEFDRPTPEAARVPDHD; translated from the coding sequence GTGCAGCCCTCCACGAGTCTCGCCCATGCCTTCGCCGTGCACTACCGCACGTTGCTGGCGTTCGCGCGGCGCCGCATGAAGTCGACGGAAGCGGCTTCGGATCTCGTGCACGACGCTTTCGTCAAGGTCGCTTCGCTGCCCGCGGACGAGGTCCGGCAGCCCCGCGCGTTTTTCGTGCGCGTGATCGAAAATCTGCTGATCGACCGGTTTCGCGAGAGCCGTGCGACGACCCATCTGCACATCGCCATGCCGGACGACGATAATGACGCCTGCGCCGAACTGGCCGTCGACCCGGACGACCCCAGCCGCTTCGCCGAAGCGGCGCAAACGGCCCGCGCGCTGGAACGGGCCGTGAACGCCTTGCCGCCCCGCTGCCGCGAGGTGTTCGTCCTGCGCAAGGTGCAGGGGCTGTCACACGAAGCCATCGCTACGCGGCTGGGTATTAGCCGGAACATGGTCGAGAAGCATTTGAAGCGCGCGCTGCTCGGACTGGGCGAGTTCGATCGCCCGACGCCCGAAGCCGCCCGTGTGCCGGACCATGATTAA
- a CDS encoding putative bifunctional diguanylate cyclase/phosphodiesterase — protein MLSSTYSQALVACSLLVAIFASYTALDMAGRVATAQGREQHWWRIGGACAMGLGIWSMHFVGMLAFSLPIPLGYDPLITVMSLVIAIIASAYALSLVGEASLPWRRLVAGAFLMGLAIASMHYTGMAAMRMSPAIQYDPGLLLLSIVIAIAASGAALWIAFQLRQYSTRVRRLRAGAALVMGVAIVGMHYTGMAAASFPIGSVCRAARDGVNTGWLAVVILIVTLAVLAIALIISVLDRRLESRTAVLAHSLAEANEELTYLALHDGLTKLPNRMLLQDRLKQAIHSASRGNTRFALMFMDLDGFKAVNDAYGHQTGDRLLVDVARRIAESVRGEDTVARVGGDEFVLVAKIGAPEDAASIAEKLTTAIEVPFQLANLELRVSTSIGIAIYPGDGASERELLANADAAMYHAKSTGRNCYCFFEPSMNADVHAQMQIIQDLRLAMERRELVLHYQPKFDAPAGPIIGAEALIRWNHPTRGLVPPAQFVPFAEKSGLIVPIGEWVLDEACRQMREWYDAGHVDWTIAVNLSPLQFAHTGLIETVRNALARHALKPSSLTLEITESTAMANVEVSLAILRQLQEMGVNISIDDFGTGYSSLLYLKRLPATELKIDRGFVRDLSQETEDAAIVSAIVALGQKLNLKIVAEGVETTEQQAMLTELGCDTLQGFLLGRPMPPTQFLESVEARASADCE, from the coding sequence ATGCTGTCCAGCACCTATAGCCAGGCCCTGGTCGCTTGCTCACTGCTCGTCGCGATCTTTGCGTCTTACACGGCGCTGGATATGGCCGGCCGGGTCGCCACCGCGCAGGGGCGGGAGCAGCACTGGTGGCGCATTGGCGGCGCGTGCGCCATGGGTCTCGGCATCTGGTCGATGCACTTCGTCGGCATGCTCGCGTTCAGCTTGCCGATTCCGCTCGGCTACGATCCGCTCATCACGGTGATGTCGCTGGTGATCGCGATCATCGCCTCGGCCTACGCGCTTTCGCTGGTCGGCGAGGCTTCGCTGCCGTGGCGCCGGCTGGTGGCGGGCGCGTTCCTCATGGGCCTCGCGATCGCCTCCATGCATTACACGGGGATGGCGGCCATGCGCATGTCGCCCGCGATTCAGTACGATCCGGGCCTGCTGCTGCTTTCCATCGTCATTGCCATTGCCGCGTCGGGCGCCGCGCTCTGGATCGCGTTCCAGCTGCGCCAGTATTCGACGCGCGTGCGCCGCTTGCGCGCCGGCGCGGCGCTCGTCATGGGCGTGGCGATCGTCGGCATGCACTACACCGGCATGGCGGCGGCGAGTTTCCCGATCGGCAGCGTCTGCCGGGCGGCGCGCGACGGCGTGAATACCGGCTGGCTCGCCGTGGTGATCCTGATCGTCACGCTCGCGGTGCTGGCGATCGCGCTGATCATCTCGGTGCTCGACCGGCGGCTCGAGTCGCGCACCGCCGTGCTGGCGCATTCGCTCGCGGAAGCCAACGAGGAATTGACCTACCTCGCGCTGCACGACGGGCTCACGAAGCTGCCGAACCGCATGCTGCTGCAGGACCGCCTGAAGCAGGCGATTCATTCGGCCAGCCGCGGCAACACGCGCTTCGCGCTGATGTTCATGGATCTCGACGGCTTCAAGGCGGTCAACGACGCTTACGGCCATCAAACCGGCGACCGTCTGCTCGTCGACGTCGCGCGGCGCATTGCGGAGAGCGTGCGCGGCGAAGACACCGTGGCGCGCGTGGGCGGCGACGAATTCGTGCTGGTCGCGAAGATCGGCGCGCCGGAAGACGCCGCCTCGATCGCGGAAAAGCTGACGACGGCCATCGAAGTGCCGTTTCAGCTGGCCAATTTGGAACTGCGGGTTTCGACCAGCATCGGCATTGCGATCTATCCCGGCGACGGCGCCAGCGAGCGCGAATTGCTGGCCAATGCCGACGCCGCGATGTATCACGCGAAGTCCACGGGCCGCAATTGCTATTGCTTCTTCGAACCCTCCATGAACGCCGACGTGCACGCGCAGATGCAGATCATTCAGGATCTGCGGCTGGCCATGGAACGCCGCGAACTCGTGCTGCACTATCAGCCGAAATTCGACGCGCCCGCAGGTCCGATCATCGGCGCGGAAGCGTTGATCCGCTGGAACCATCCCACGCGCGGGCTGGTGCCGCCCGCGCAGTTCGTGCCGTTCGCGGAGAAGTCCGGCTTGATCGTGCCGATCGGCGAATGGGTGCTCGACGAGGCGTGCCGCCAGATGCGCGAATGGTATGACGCGGGACACGTCGACTGGACGATCGCCGTGAATCTCTCGCCGCTGCAATTCGCCCACACGGGTCTGATCGAGACGGTGCGCAACGCGCTGGCGCGCCATGCGCTCAAGCCCTCCAGCCTCACGCTCGAAATCACGGAGTCGACGGCCATGGCGAACGTCGAGGTCAGCCTCGCGATTCTCCGGCAACTGCAGGAAATGGGCGTCAATATCTCGATCGACGACTTCGGCACGGGCTATTCGAGCCTGCTCTATCTGAAGCGGCTCCCGGCCACCGAGCTGAAGATCGATCGCGGCTTCGTGCGCGATCTGTCGCAGGAAACCGAGGACGCCGCGATCGTTTCGGCGATCGTCGCGCTGGGGCAGAAGCTCAACCTCAAGATCGTGGCGGAGGGTGTGGAGACCACCGAGCAGCAGGCCATGCTGACCGAACTCGGCTGCGACACGCTGCAGGGCTTCCTGCTCGGCCGGCCGATGCCGCCCACGCAGTTCCTCGAGAGCGTGGAAGCTCGCGCTTCGGCGGATTGCGAATGA
- a CDS encoding LysR family transcriptional regulator, with protein sequence MREISLDRLRTLVAVADQASFADAARALHLAPPTVSLHIAELEARIGAPLLLRKRGHVGPTPVGAVLVERARRLLADAEQALDDIQRQVEGLEGRARLGASTGAIAHLLPQALEVLREHHPAIDIQIAVLTSQETLSRLVDGTLDVGLVALPQPPVAGLVIKPWRRDPVMAFVPAHWRCPARVTPEWLAAQPLILNDATTRLSRLTAEWFATAGHHPAPRIQLNYNDAIKSLVAAGYGAALLPHEATTPEPDSRIVMRPLRPALWRRLGIAHRAGHVERSTQHVLDVLWDLRLA encoded by the coding sequence ATGCGAGAGATCAGCCTGGACCGTTTGCGCACGCTGGTTGCCGTGGCCGACCAGGCTTCTTTTGCCGATGCGGCGCGCGCACTGCACCTCGCGCCGCCCACCGTCAGCCTGCATATTGCGGAACTCGAAGCCCGCATCGGCGCGCCGCTGTTGCTGCGCAAGCGCGGGCACGTGGGACCCACGCCGGTGGGCGCGGTGCTGGTGGAGCGTGCACGCCGGCTCTTGGCCGACGCGGAGCAGGCGCTCGACGACATTCAACGCCAGGTGGAAGGGCTCGAAGGGCGTGCGCGGCTTGGCGCCTCCACGGGTGCGATCGCGCATCTGCTGCCGCAGGCGCTGGAAGTGTTGCGCGAGCATCATCCCGCCATCGACATTCAGATTGCCGTGCTGACTTCGCAGGAAACGCTCTCGCGGCTGGTGGACGGCACGCTGGACGTGGGGCTGGTCGCGTTGCCGCAGCCGCCGGTGGCGGGCCTCGTCATCAAGCCCTGGCGCCGCGACCCGGTGATGGCGTTCGTGCCGGCGCATTGGCGCTGTCCGGCGCGCGTGACGCCCGAATGGCTCGCCGCCCAGCCGCTCATTCTCAATGACGCGACCACGCGTCTCTCGCGGCTGACCGCGGAGTGGTTCGCGACTGCGGGCCATCATCCCGCGCCGCGCATTCAGCTCAACTACAACGACGCGATCAAGAGTCTGGTGGCCGCCGGTTATGGCGCGGCGCTGTTGCCCCACGAGGCCACGACGCCCGAACCCGACAGCCGCATCGTCATGCGTCCGCTGCGCCCGGCGTTGTGGCGGCGGCTCGGCATCGCCCATCGCGCGGGGCACGTCGAGCGCTCCACGCAACACGTGCTGGACGTGTTGTGGGACTTGCGACTGGCGTAG
- the argC gene encoding N-acetyl-gamma-glutamyl-phosphate reductase: MSSPVVFIDGDQGTTGLQIHDRLRNRTDIQRLTLAAAERKDARRRAEAINACDIAILCLPDAAAREAVGSIVNPAVRVIDASSAHRTQPGWTYGFAEMTPGQAERIASASRVTNPGCYPTGAVGLLRPLMEAGLVPGDYPISVHAVSGYSGRGRAGVEAHEGAEAAQAPAYQVYGLELAHKHTPEIQQHAGLAQRPAFVPAYGAFRQGIVLTVPLAVRLLAPGVNGATLHDCLARHYAGATHVSVMALSESRDVKQLDPQALNGTNDMRLSVFHDADHEHVLLAAVLDNLGKGASGAAVQNLDLMLARQ; this comes from the coding sequence ATGAGCTCTCCCGTAGTTTTCATCGACGGCGATCAAGGCACCACCGGGTTGCAGATCCACGACCGCCTGCGCAACCGCACCGACATCCAGCGGCTCACGCTTGCCGCGGCGGAGCGCAAAGACGCGCGCCGCCGCGCCGAAGCCATCAACGCCTGCGATATCGCCATCCTCTGTTTGCCGGATGCCGCCGCGCGCGAGGCCGTGGGCAGCATCGTCAATCCCGCGGTGCGGGTGATCGACGCGAGTTCCGCGCATCGCACCCAGCCGGGCTGGACCTATGGGTTCGCGGAAATGACGCCGGGGCAGGCCGAGCGCATTGCGAGCGCCAGCCGCGTGACCAATCCCGGCTGCTATCCGACCGGCGCGGTCGGGCTGCTGCGTCCGCTGATGGAAGCCGGGCTCGTACCGGGCGATTACCCGATCAGCGTTCATGCGGTGTCCGGCTACTCCGGACGCGGGCGTGCCGGCGTGGAGGCACACGAGGGAGCGGAGGCGGCGCAGGCGCCTGCGTACCAGGTCTACGGCCTCGAACTCGCGCACAAGCACACGCCGGAGATCCAGCAGCACGCCGGGCTGGCGCAGCGTCCGGCTTTCGTTCCCGCATATGGCGCGTTTCGCCAGGGGATCGTGCTGACGGTGCCGCTGGCGGTGCGCTTGCTGGCACCCGGCGTCAATGGCGCGACCCTGCACGACTGTCTCGCCCGCCACTACGCCGGGGCGACGCATGTCAGCGTGATGGCGCTGAGCGAGTCGCGCGACGTGAAGCAGCTGGACCCGCAGGCGCTGAACGGTACGAACGACATGCGGTTGAGCGTCTTCCACGATGCGGATCACGAACACGTGCTGCTTGCCGCGGTGCTCGACAATCTCGGCAAAGGCGCCTCCGGCGCCGCGGTTCAGAACCTGGACCTCATGCTCGCGCGGCAATAG
- a CDS encoding flavin reductase family protein — MFTSASPAPHLRSEPSILYLGTPVVLLSTLNEDGTANLAPLSSVFWLGWRGVLGIGASQTALNLVRTQECVINLPSHREVASVDAIARTTARHPVPEWRQSMGYEYEPDKFARAGMTPVASETVGVPRALECPIQLEAVLAARHEMNEDTPQEKGRISIFEVRITRVHVLPELLLDGNPNRIDPDRWSPLIMSFQKFYGLTLPALHPSRLAEVPEDMYRSHDVDRARGEVRPRSEQAEAA, encoded by the coding sequence ATGTTCACCTCCGCCAGCCCCGCACCGCACCTGCGTTCCGAGCCGTCCATCCTGTATCTCGGCACGCCCGTCGTGCTCCTCAGCACGTTGAACGAGGACGGCACGGCCAATCTCGCGCCGCTGTCCTCCGTCTTCTGGTTGGGATGGCGCGGCGTACTGGGTATCGGCGCTTCGCAGACGGCGCTCAACCTGGTGCGCACGCAGGAATGCGTGATCAATCTTCCGTCGCATCGCGAGGTGGCTTCGGTCGATGCCATCGCGCGCACGACCGCGCGTCATCCCGTGCCGGAATGGCGCCAGAGCATGGGCTACGAATACGAGCCGGACAAGTTCGCGCGCGCCGGCATGACGCCGGTTGCCTCGGAAACGGTGGGCGTGCCGCGCGCGCTCGAATGTCCCATCCAGCTCGAAGCCGTGCTCGCCGCCCGCCATGAGATGAACGAGGACACGCCGCAGGAGAAAGGTCGGATCTCGATCTTCGAAGTTCGCATCACGCGCGTACACGTGTTGCCGGAACTGCTGCTCGACGGCAACCCGAACCGGATCGATCCGGATCGCTGGTCGCCGCTCATCATGAGCTTCCAGAAGTTTTACGGACTCACGCTGCCGGCGCTCCATCCGTCCAGGCTGGCCGAGGTTCCCGAAGACATGTACCGGAGCCACGATGTCGATCGCGCGCGCGGCGAAGTTCGGCCGCGCAGCGAGCAAGCTGAAGCCGCGTAG
- a CDS encoding putative quinol monooxygenase, producing the protein MSIENIVAIIVAQPDHAAAVAQALEEAVHAVRKESGCEQYDLHRDRVNPNRFIMIERWRDEEAVRAHGTGEALRKLGAALGSRATLDVIRLDAVV; encoded by the coding sequence ATGAGCATCGAAAACATCGTCGCGATCATCGTCGCCCAGCCCGACCACGCGGCCGCCGTCGCGCAAGCGCTCGAAGAGGCCGTGCACGCCGTGCGCAAGGAGTCGGGCTGCGAGCAATACGATTTGCATCGCGATCGCGTGAATCCGAATCGCTTCATCATGATCGAGCGCTGGCGCGACGAAGAGGCGGTGCGCGCGCACGGCACCGGCGAGGCGCTCCGCAAGCTCGGCGCCGCGCTGGGCTCGCGCGCGACGCTCGACGTGATCCGGCTCGACGCGGTGGTGTGA
- a CDS encoding isochorismatase family protein: MSSHNHRALLIVDMQVGLFHGADQPHDGARVLAAINRLIARARAARAPIFAARHVGPPGSPLAPDSALTQLIPELHVDASRDGVFEKRRPSCFAGTALAERLAQARVDELVIAGMKTEYCVDTTCRAAADLGFKTLLAADAHTSMDTPVLPAAAIVAHHNRTLDGAFVTLVNADECAF, from the coding sequence ATGTCCAGCCACAACCACCGCGCGCTGTTGATCGTCGATATGCAGGTCGGCCTCTTTCATGGCGCCGACCAACCGCACGACGGCGCGCGCGTGCTCGCCGCCATCAACCGCCTGATCGCCCGTGCGCGCGCCGCGCGGGCGCCCATCTTCGCGGCGCGTCACGTCGGGCCGCCGGGTTCGCCGCTCGCGCCCGACAGCGCGCTCACGCAACTCATTCCCGAACTCCATGTGGATGCGAGCCGCGACGGCGTGTTCGAGAAACGCCGCCCGAGTTGCTTCGCGGGCACGGCGCTCGCCGAACGGCTTGCGCAGGCGCGGGTGGACGAACTCGTGATCGCGGGCATGAAGACCGAATATTGCGTCGATACGACCTGCCGCGCCGCCGCCGATCTCGGCTTCAAGACGCTGCTCGCCGCCGACGCGCATACCTCGATGGACACGCCCGTGCTACCGGCGGCGGCGATCGTCGCGCATCACAATCGCACGCTCGATGGCGCGTTCGTCACGCTCGTGAACGCCGACGAATGCGCGTTCTGA